The nucleotide window AATTGCGCTTCCTctactcgcggagagtagccaacttctcgctcatcatattcactaccgcgctcctcttgagcggctccaacagcatgagagcgagtgtgcacatgcagcccacctgcggctgcttggggcaagggtctggcttgccccgtcttgcttgattcgccatgatgctttgccatggcgaagatgcgaagttccttcgctgctcgcttgaagtgcttgcccgctctgataccacaatgtcatggccttagctagaattgcctaaggcgtgaggcacccttgcggccaagacgcgaacttagcttgcgttgcctaagttgcgcttcgcccttgcgatattgctccgcaaagatcagcccacttgtaagctctcgtaggtcccgaaggacctgtaaaagagaaagttgattagtttgaaagaacgagcgacggacaagtcccgaagtctcgcgaaaaggggaagctttacaaacaattcagcgagaaccttgtgtgcacaagagaaaaaaggaagaggggggaaacaagggctttagaaggttgaacaaatAGCTGTAAGCCCATAAACAGTTGCTCACCAAGTCccgggcgtgacaacaagttTCCGTCAATGCAACATGcaaacttgcgaatgagtgttcaacgctcGGTACTATACCGAAATCCCATCCAgtcctatgccacccggggggttccaaggggctgagatggctgacattttggtgagcgaaggtagattccagaaatcaaccctcggcacacgaaaacggagctgttttgggttgttttggggctgttttgctcggttcggtgagcgatcgctttgtaacgctgcagcttgttcgaacttacatttttacaagcaaaatgactcaaaactaaggcaaaacaggctgccaagtagctgtacatgtagatgagagtgacgaacggttcgttgaacggagttgttgcgggcgtgcgacgactgttcgtgaccgaacgtccgaacttccgatgaactcttgaattcccaacgaaatcatgtccttgactctgggacttcattttgctttatgccttgctatcatagttaatcctacatatgtaaaacacacttcgatctagacaattaatactaagcattaatcaagttgtccggcatgtcatcggtccctcgactcttcgtctgattcttcggcacatcgtcatctcttacggcctattgcccaatcggctagttgactctgcaactccgatatccttagcgtaacatctgctcttcttggcctgatgcccgaatccacggtccgaagccttctatcgatacgtcgactgttcctccggcccgacgtccaatcttctgacatgttttcccctagcacaacatgattttcctgctttatttgTCTTATCTTGATTGaatcatcctgtgtcactcaaaatatagatcaaatcataaacacttatcaattggtttcatcatcaaaatacgagattcaacaatctcccccttttttatgatgacaaccaatcgacgacggagttaaccttaactcccggagtttaatcaaactccccctatcaatatatcatattgatagaaactcttagattcaaaaatccaagcaacatgtcattatcaaatcatgcatgacatcaacatacttctccccctttgttatcaacaaaaaggagaagtccaactattcatgtgtttggaatacaagttcaatttgttgcatgaaaaacataatatcaagttttatcatcatgcaagctagcaaaaatttagcaagtgctatatcatattagaacatgcaagctatcaagttttagatatgcaagttttacaacatataagatagcacttttgcttcttttgaggtaGCAACTTCTatattatacaagctagcaaattagagatgttcaagaaaacaacacttgcttcttgaaatatgcaagttgcaagctagcaattcttgcttcctttgcaatgtttgagctaacaattttgcttccattgcaaagtgtaaGGTAGCatattttgcctcttgagataggcaagatagcacttttgcttccttttttagattggcaagctagcaagtttgcctcttttcaaattgtgcaagatagcaaatttgctttctagtaagttttgctccccctttgtcattgtcaaaaagaagagaagaccctttacatcaatttttaaattatgataaaggtaaggttacaaagatgaaaaatcaagccaTGAATGTCAAGATCacagtattcatatcatcacatgaaaaatatcaagaacttagtgatgagataaacatttcatgaatacaatgaaTTTTACATATTAAAAttgaagtcataaattatcaagatgtcaagtagcatatcattgttaatttgaatatatcctttttagtgaataccaagaagagtcatagtatgaaaaatcttgattcatagaaaaatatcatgtatcgaatatcgagaaatcaagatgatgatatagatgaagacattcctatagcaaaaataTGTCATgtaaatgatctcgattcatatataatatctctcaatttattatgaatcataaaagttATAATTgtgaaaaaattatgattcatttcgataaatttcaataagaagataaaagaacacatagtaggagatcttgattcataaatgatttcaagttataaatcatgatcattatttcgataaaacccattaaattcaaatcatcaaaattatcaaaattactttcaagagattcacaaaaagaaaaacatagatatattcattaatctctccattcattatgaatcacaaaaattataattcaaaaaaaaatgattcatatggataaatctcaataagaagatacaagaaccCATAATAGGAGATCTggtttcataaatgatttcaagttataaattatgagaaatcaagatcatgatttctataaaacccattaaattcaaatcattttcataatccatgagattcataaaagcataatttacatgttttcattaatctcctttttggaaaaattgataaagtcaaaaatataaatttttcaaggagaaacctttcctctttttagttgttttaattcatctgatttatttcatttaagtatgtattttttatttatgctaaataaaaaacatgcatcaatatttaaaaccaaaaaagacctttcattacggcaaagattgataattcataaatcattaaaatcttcatgcataatttcaaaaaataaatttattaggcatgatatcaaattacattatttcatcaagtatgatttcatattttcagtcaaaatcattttgtttgtttatcataaaatatgtattttttatgattatttttaaaattattagaaaggtaagcatgatccaattttatttttgtattttcattaaacatgcaattcaaaaaaaaatatttaattttcttaaactaaattaaaactaaattaaaaataagtcatgagaagtattatgtaatttcaaaataaactaaaggcattttgattacctcaacgtcgaaagtcgttaaagcgtagtttgccacctcgtctttgttgattttcttctcgtcttcagaggagctcgatttatcccaatttgtatttttcttcttgcgtttaaagcaagtagttgtgttcttttcgtTCTCCtagttgtgttcaaagcaagtatttttctttttgttcaaagcaagtagttgtgttcttgccATCAAGTCTTTGTTAATTTTCTTCTcattttcggaggagctcgattcatcccaatttgtatttttcttcttgcgttcaaagcaaccattgttctttaattttttattcatcccaatatgtttaatttttgttctttaataatttatcagtgatgagttcaagttcaccatcacttgagcttatactcgaatggtcttcaattgttcttagtctgaaatccttcctgctcTTTAGAAtgtggttcttaagttctttacgtgcattgcatgtcatttcatagctcATCAaataccctattagttcttcgagagggaaatagttcaagtttttcaattcttgaatagtggttacttttgaatcccaagttttagaaagtgagcgcaaaactttattcacaagttcaagattcgaaaaaattttaccaagagcttttaaaccattggcgacatccgtaaaacgggtgtacatgtcaacaatggtttcacatagaaattcgattaaactcagttttatctaaggcgcaaaataatacattcatagtctttgcatttagagaaaacatcttcttctccaaataattccaatggtttattagaagagaagacattcgaaaaccaaattcaactatgtgtcataaatcgagattcaatgaaagcaaaaaaactctcattcgagtttcccaataagtgtagtccgtcccattaaaaaagggagaacgaatgagagagtaaccctcttgaaagccgaaaagagccatttctatttgggtgttaaaccaaatatgaaaaacaaaacgaagctctaataccaattgttaggatcaagagtcggcactaagagagggggtgaattagtacaacggtaaaaGTTATGCGGGttcaaaaaatcttcgtacgataaaactcatttacgttaaaaattgatttcagaaacttaacttgaaattattttcgtaaagatagcttgaaagcgtacggaagatgcgtaatagatgtaaagcaaggaaggcagtttgcagctaagaTAAATAGTAAGACAAatatgcaaactgatttatagtggttcggtcgtcgtgacttacatccactcctctgattcctcttccgtcaaggctactGGCATCcagtaacgatcttcctttaataggtgaagatcaacctccttcttacacccctcttctccttttcacaagtttaggagtcaacttttacaagcattcactcctctctcaaacttttctaacaattagaacttgaggaggattctcataagagatttctatagcatttttccctttttaaactctttgtgtttGTGtgcttaaccaaggatgagaggggtatttatatgattcaagttggttcaaacttagagcctagaaacatctcatcctaggtttcccgggcACGAGCAATACTACCACCtgtattaggtggtaccaccgtccaatcTGATGATACCACCGCTTAGAGGgctgtattgggcggtaccactgcccaacctagtggtaccaccatctggcaacatattaaaaaatatttttcctaaCCCAAAATTTTTCTAGGTGTTTTGGACCAATGTAAAAACTTAAATGTCAAACAACTTTATATGAATTCATGATATTtctataataataagaaaaaaatggtCAAAAATTAAAACAGAATATAAaatctaatttaaaaaatatatatataattaaataaaattattaatataacacttttttaatcataaatgaaatgcttcggaaagaTGGTCGGCTGGTTAACCTCTTTCGCCTTTTTCCCTTCTTTTGGGATACTTGGGGAACTGTGTTAGTCAGACTAAAGCTGAAGGAGACGTCTAAGCCGTACCTAACAGTCTTCCCAAAGACCTTCAACAGTTGCCGGTCACcagactcttcttcttcttctaccagGTGATCCTGAAGCAGCAATGGGATACAACAGCAGGTTTTTCTTCTTCCAGGTGATCCAGAAGCAGCGATGGGATACAACAGATTGAGATTGGAAGAGAGGGAGGCGGAGAAAGAAGAAGACGAGAGGAAACACTCGTTGACTTAGTGTAGTATCTTATTATAGTCAATGGTAATAAAAGTGGCAAAACGTGCGACATGTTGGCAGTCGCCATCGTCCCTTCCCACGTACGATGGCTTATTCCCGGCCCCAAAGATACTTGCATGCAATCTTGTCTTACCATGTGGAAATTACGAATGGGATCCACAGCTCGCGTCGTATCATACCCGATGTTCCACGGCACCGCTCCTCGTGCCTCGTGCGCCCAACTTCTTTTCCTGGTTAGAAAAGTCTTGCAATCAATAGTAATAATGATATGATAACATCAGGATGACCGGTCAATCAATCGCGGTATAACGCGTGTGCATGAAGATGTTATTCTCATCACCGGTAGCCTCGACACGGTTTGCATCGTAGCATTGCGTCCAATTCTATAACTTCAACCTAACACTTCCTCTCCCTGGAAATTTACTATTCGGCAAATGCAGATACTACTCAAGTATGAACTTGTACTGTTCATCATACATTACACGATGAAGGCTGTAATGTACGAGGTAATGCAAAGCAAAGTGCACGATAGGCGATCCTTGACGGTTAGGTGCAATCAAGACCGTCGGAGGGATGGATCCTGTACGTCTCCCCATGTGCATGTGGCTTTATATGATCAGCCCGGGCGGCCGCTTCGCTTCGCCCACTGCTCCTTCCCCACCCTCTAATTCTTTCAGCATATTCTCCCCGCCATGGCTTCCACCGCCGCTGGTCATGAGCTCGCGCCCACCACGGGAGCCACCCTCGTCGTGGGTGGCACCGGCTACATCGGCCGCTTCGTCGCCGAGGCTGGCCTGGCCCTTGGCCACGCCCTCTACGTCCTCGTCCGCACCTTTGGCCCCTTCGTTTCCCCCTCCCGTGCGGCCACCGCCGCAGCCCTCCGCGAGAAAGGAGCCATTATTTTGGAGGTAATATTGCATGAGCTCTCATCTCGTTTATCGTGTATGTTAACctcaataatgatgatgatgatgaggaggaggaggaggacttccGATGTGTTTCAGGGTTCCGTGGACGATAAAGACTTCATGGAGAAGACTCTGAGAGAGAACAACATCCATGTAGTTATCTCCGCGGTTGGCGGCGAGAGCATTCTGGATCAGCTCTGCTTGCTCGACGCCATCCAAGCTGCGGGCACCGTCAAGGTACGTGTTACACAACGAGTACTGCTGCTATTGTTTTGCATGGACAAGGGCGTCATGCATGGGCGATAGCTATGCCTTGCGCTGGTGTGGCAGCGGTTCCTGCCATCGGAGTTCGGGCACGACATCGACAAGGCGAACCCGGTGGAGCCGGCACTGAGCCTCTACAACAGAAAGAGAAGGGTTCGGCGAGCCGTCGAGGCCGCCGGCGTTCCCTACACCTACATATGCTGCAACTCCATCGCCGGCTGGCCCTACCACGACAACAAACACCCATCCAAGGCGGCGCCACCGCTGGACCGCTTCGTCATCTATGGGGACGGCAGCGTCAGAGGTAAATCTCACTGCCGACATGCATGAATAATTAGGCAGCGTGGACACCAAACTGCGACTTCAAGATCgataaaaaataagatatttcaAGTACCACATTAACATACTAATAATAAGATGACGTCCTTCTAAATCTAAATAAAGGAACGTACATATACAATTTATATAACCAACCCTTGGATCACTGAATTTTTAATAGTGGATCAATCAATaatatttaaagaataaaaactaattatgtaatataaataaataaatttaaaatattaagattTATGTCTTAAAACCAAGGTATAGAGCTCGTTTGTgtgtttcttttattattattattattattattattattattattattattatttttaatgttgATGACGTTGCAGAAGACAAATATTACATTGACCAACAAATAAAAAATCCTGAAAAACTATTGTTACTGTTACATTGAAGTGTAAGGTGTTGATGGATGCTTGATGTCGTGTTGGTTGTGTTGTAGCCTTCTTTGTTGCAGGAAGTGACATTGGGAAATTTACGATGAGATCAGCCTTCGACAGTCGCACCGTGAATAGAGCTGTTCACTTCCGCCCGACTTGCAATTGTGTTAGCTTGAACGAGATGGCTTCCCTGTGGGAGCGCAAGATTGAAAGGACACTGCCAAGAGTCAGATTCACTGAGGAGGACCTGCTCGCCATTGCTAAAGGTTGGAACCTTGGATCATGCTTTTGAGTTCCTTCTAACTGAATAAAGATTTTGAATTGGAACATCACTAATCTtaaaatgtttaagctagcaaaaaAGAACTCGAGCTACACTTAAACACATGCATCACTCTCTGAATAAGTCGGATTAAGTTTCAcatataaacttgaacccaagcgtATGATACAAGTCCAAATgagacaaacaaaaaaaaaaagacgagaAATATGGGATTCGAAAGTATCGTGATACAGAATGAAGCTTTCCGGATTAGATATCACCCAATTACAATCATTATAATTCATCCGATGTTCGACTGATCCGGTGGTACTTTATTATTATTCCTCATGTTGGCTTATGCTAAGCATACTTCCACTTTCACTTGATGGAGAATGTTAATGTTTAGAATAAAGCGACCGAGATCTTTTCGCATAGCTTAAGCTGTTTTGGAATAAATGGTCAAATATTCATATACCATGATAAATTGATCAGATGACCActatcatatataaaaaaaaggttTAAGAATTTTGGATAAATAATAACTAAGTTTTAAATGAAAATTTCTTAATCACTAATGatctcaaaataaaaatttttacATGGTATTTGAGGTCAGGTAATAGATTCATGCACATGATTCGACATGAAGAAAGTATCAATGGTTGCAACTTGGATCATCGGACACCATAAACATCCCTCTGCATTCCGACCATGAAAAGTTCATTTATATAGGCAAATCGTAGATCTCAGCTTCTTTCATTCCTTTATATATACTGAAATTTCCAACACTAGCAAAAATAGAATGAAATCCATTGCATAAGATTCTCAACAATATTAATATCTATTGACACCAAGACTCCCAACAATAAAAATGATCTTTCGCTGCACACAAGGAACTGTAGTTTTCTATAACTGTAGTTATAACTTTTTTGGAAGAAAAATTTCATCTACCAGTTAAGTTAATGAACGGTATTAGTATATTCTACGACACCTATCACGACAATTATTAACCACAAGTATAGATATTATTACTACAGTTGTAAACCGTTATCTACACCTAAAAGTATTGTAGTGACTTCTTACGCTGCGTCACTAATAAATCAGTGAGATTTTTTGAGAAAAGTActactcttctttctctctctctctctctctttctatgtaTACAATAAATTGTATGATTGTTCGTTTACGATGGAAGCTCTTATATTTCCTGTTGGGTTGGTGCAGAGAATGAGATTCCAGCCAGCGTTGTTGCTGCCTTGACTCATGACATCTTCATCCTTGGATGCCAATCCAATTACTCGGTGGACGGGGTGAAGGATGTGGAGGTCAGCTGCCTCTACCCCGACATGGCATTCCGGACACTCGATGACTGCTTCAGTGACTACATCTCGAGCCTTTTGCCCCACCAAGCTAGGGAGACAAGACCATCTGCGGCCGCTGCTACGGTGGATCAACCGGCAGTTTCACCGGCCACTGCTTAATTACAAGCATGCATGGATGCATAGAACTCCATCTGACCTCTTCCATCCTAGAATAATCTTTTATGTGATGTGATCAGATATAAAGAgatataacttttgtatatgaataaatactagtagatcataatatgcagcggaattaaataaaattataatcaaataaaataccaagatatacgtgaaaaatctctccaatgtgaagggtaaaaatcacgggacaaactagagataatccattataagaataacgaatatataaatctcaatctcttgtccaaAATCGTagtaacaatcataagagaataactatgatacaaggatcatgtcactatgcataatatctaaattctcttcaaataatcacagtaagaatctactatagatctgatctaaccttagatgaaaacactactagatgattgagaatagtctctgtgCGTTTtacttatcttcttccctttctttctcttgtttttctgccatgttattcttcttttctttgaaaTCACATGGCTACAGTGTTCTGCTTATTACTATAGATTTTCTACCTCTTTTTGCTATAAAAATGCAGCCACCTACACCCGCTAATATGAATCTAGGGTTTAGAGAAAGGGGATGGACTGTGGGCTATTAAAGCCCATCGTGAGCTGAATCTGGTGGGTTGTCAGCGCAACATGATGGTCGCCTAAAGACTATGTAAATGATCTATCTATattttctatggacattgatatGATTAAACCTTGAGTTACTGGATCACAAATCATACGTTTGATTGCATTTCTAATAGGAAACATAAAACATAGAAATGCGCAAATTATAAAAAGTATAAAATAACACAAGGCTTAAGATAACATGAGATATAGGAAAGGTACATGCAGAGACTATCATATCTAATGAGAGACTATTTTTGTTATATGAACACCAGTCGCACAGGCAACAAAACAGCAATCTAGTAATATAATTCTAATTATTTGAAAGTCTTATTTTTGTGATGGTAATGTGGTTAATATTTTCGATCAATTAGCACTCAACAAGTGGAGTCTCGTCGACCAAAACGTGACAACATGTTCCTCAAACCTAACACGACAACATGGATCTAAATAGAGAACATTATTTCAAAAATTCTTAATCTAGTAATATGTCACTGGCCACTCACTATTAATAAGAATCTTGAAATTATAGTAATAGATCCGAAATCTGGGTCTCATCAGACATGACTTGCCACTAGTCCTATAAGTGGTGCTTGAGTCATGACGATCCATCTCGACGAGTCGACTTGAATGAATAACTATTttcgaatttttttaaaaaatccagTTCCTAAGCATGATAAGTTTATAGAATTGACTACCAAAATTGACACTAACAAATAGAAATTGATATGGAATTAACATGTTTCCACTCTGATCAGCAGGTGAGAACGCAAGAATCCTCCACGCTTCGATTATTCTGTTGATTGCAGTTTGAACTTTACAGCGAGCACAAGGTTGGGATCCTAAAAGTAAGACCCATCTGTCTTTTAGCTAAGCGCTGGTTGTTAGCTTCTTGGTAGGTCGAAACTTGTTCTCAAAGGAAGATTGCTTGTTATGTTGGGGTTCAATTCATAATTATGTCTGGGTTTGTTGTTTGTCTGTGGTCCATTTGCTTAGCAGAGTGGACATTGTTGCAGGGGCCGGTTTTTCAACATTATGAAGTCATGCTTGTAATCCCGTCACAAAGCAATCTTTTACTTAGGAAAGTGGTGAGGTTCAAGTCAAGGAGCATTTCTTTGCAGAACGTGATATTGTTGGTAGAAATTTATTAGGTCGCAGATGTTTGATACAATATTTGACAAAAGGTCGTAACACTGAGATGAGAtgactacatatatatatatatatatatatatatatatatgtatgtatgtatatatatatatgtatgtatgtatgtatatgtatatatatatatatgtatatgtatatatatatatatgtatatatgtatatttgtatatatacatatatatgtgtatatatacatatatatatgtatacatacatatatgtatacatatatatatgtatacatacttatatatatatatatatatgtatacataaatatatatatgcatatatatacatatacatacatataaatacatatacatacatatatatacatatacatatatatacatatatatatgtatatatatgtatatatatacatatatatacatatatatatatatatatatatatgtatgtatatatgtatgtatatatgtatgtacataaatatatatatatatatatatatatatatatatatatatatatatatacatatatacataaatatatatatatatatatatatatatatatatatacatatatatatatatatacatatatacatatatatatatatacatatgtatatatacatatatatatata belongs to Musa acuminata AAA Group cultivar baxijiao chromosome BXJ3-5, Cavendish_Baxijiao_AAA, whole genome shotgun sequence and includes:
- the LOC135637679 gene encoding leucoanthocyanidin reductase-like isoform X1, with protein sequence MASTAAGHELAPTTGATLVVGGTGYIGRFVAEAGLALGHALYVLVRTFGPFVSPSRAATAAALREKGAIILEVILHELSSRLSCMLTSIMMMMMRRRRRTSDVFQGSVDDKDFMEKTLRENNIHVVISAVGGESILDQLCLLDAIQAAGTVKRFLPSEFGHDIDKANPVEPALSLYNRKRRVRRAVEAAGVPYTYICCNSIAGWPYHDNKHPSKAAPPLDRFVIYGDGSVRAFFVAGSDIGKFTMRSAFDSRTVNRAVHFRPTCNCVSLNEMASLWERKIERTLPRVRFTEEDLLAIAKENEIPASVVAALTHDIFILGCQSNYSVDGVKDVEVSCLYPDMAFRTLDDCFSDYISSLLPHQARETRPSAAAATVDQPAVSPATA
- the LOC135637679 gene encoding leucoanthocyanidin reductase-like isoform X2 → MASTAAGHELAPTTGATLVVGGTGYIGRFVAEAGLALGHALYVLVRTFGPFVSPSRAATAAALREKGAIILEGSVDDKDFMEKTLRENNIHVVISAVGGESILDQLCLLDAIQAAGTVKRFLPSEFGHDIDKANPVEPALSLYNRKRRVRRAVEAAGVPYTYICCNSIAGWPYHDNKHPSKAAPPLDRFVIYGDGSVRAFFVAGSDIGKFTMRSAFDSRTVNRAVHFRPTCNCVSLNEMASLWERKIERTLPRVRFTEEDLLAIAKENEIPASVVAALTHDIFILGCQSNYSVDGVKDVEVSCLYPDMAFRTLDDCFSDYISSLLPHQARETRPSAAAATVDQPAVSPATA